The Saprospiraceae bacterium genome includes a window with the following:
- a CDS encoding DUF1761 domain-containing protein yields MNISFSDINWVAVIIGTVAYTAFCGIWHRPFAFGKKWEQAMGFERHENWKETNLYYVVPTISCFLTTIVIAILQKMIVANSFSHALIIGILTGFGFATTIVFTTAVIPTMKKSLMFGLVTGTAQALGIIISSLLVFAFS; encoded by the coding sequence ATGAACATTTCATTCTCAGATATTAATTGGGTAGCCGTTATTATAGGAACTGTAGCATATACTGCTTTTTGCGGTATTTGGCACAGACCATTTGCTTTTGGCAAAAAATGGGAACAAGCTATGGGCTTTGAGAGACATGAAAACTGGAAGGAAACAAATCTATATTATGTTGTTCCAACTATTTCTTGCTTCCTTACCACCATAGTAATAGCAATTTTACAAAAAATGATTGTTGCAAATTCATTCTCACATGCACTCATTATTGGAATATTGACAGGTTTTGGTTTTGCGACAACCATTGTTTTTACCACTGCAGTAATTCCGACGATGAAAAAGTCATTGATGTTTGGCCTAGTTACCGGTACAGCACAAGCATTGGGAATAATAATATCATCGTTACTTGTTTTTGCATTCTCATAA
- a CDS encoding VOC family protein, with translation MKIEHIAIWTDDIEGLRNYYTKYFEGIPNEKYINKHNRFQSYFLTFKTGARLEIMSMPNIPDNANDTVISQHKGIIHLAFGVETIKDVEEKASQLRADDFPILSGPRITGDGYFEFETLDPDSNRLEVTTKL, from the coding sequence ATGAAAATTGAACACATAGCCATTTGGACAGATGACATTGAAGGATTAAGGAATTATTATACAAAATATTTTGAAGGCATCCCAAATGAAAAGTACATAAATAAACATAATCGGTTTCAAAGCTATTTCCTGACATTTAAAACAGGTGCACGGCTGGAAATCATGTCAATGCCCAATATCCCTGACAATGCCAATGACACAGTCATATCACAGCACAAGGGAATCATACATTTGGCTTTTGGTGTGGAAACCATAAAAGATGTTGAAGAAAAAGCAAGTCAATTGAGAGCGGATGATTTTCCCATATTAAGTGGCCCACGGATTACCGGTGATGGCTATTTCGAGTTTGAAACGCTGGACCCTGACAGCAATCGTTTGGAAGTAACCACAAAATTGTAA
- a CDS encoding SDR family NAD(P)-dependent oxidoreductase — translation MHKAIVIGATSGIGKGLAKILAHNNYVVGITGRRTELLNELKNENPNAYFIKSFDITDAKSTCQKLEELTTELGGLDLLILSSGTGDLNETLDLDIEHRTIATNVVGFTNILIWAFNFFKRQNYGHLVAISSIAGLRGNRHAPAYNATKAYQINYLEGLRQKANRLNSPIFITDIRPGFVNTDMAKSEGKFWVATVDKAVLQIFEAIKQQKNIVYITKRWRLIAIILRMIPSKIYDKA, via the coding sequence ATGCATAAAGCCATCGTCATAGGAGCAACATCAGGAATTGGGAAAGGACTTGCTAAAATTTTGGCACATAATAACTACGTTGTAGGCATAACAGGGAGAAGGACAGAATTACTGAACGAATTGAAAAATGAAAACCCTAACGCATATTTTATCAAATCTTTTGACATTACAGACGCCAAATCTACGTGTCAGAAACTGGAAGAGTTAACGACTGAACTTGGCGGACTTGATTTGCTTATTTTGAGTTCTGGTACTGGAGATTTAAATGAAACATTGGACTTGGACATAGAACACCGGACGATTGCAACCAATGTCGTAGGTTTTACAAACATTTTGATTTGGGCATTCAATTTTTTTAAGCGACAGAATTACGGTCATTTAGTAGCGATTAGCTCGATTGCAGGGCTTCGCGGAAATCGACATGCACCTGCTTACAATGCAACAAAAGCATATCAGATAAATTATTTAGAAGGACTGCGTCAAAAAGCAAATAGACTCAATAGTCCAATTTTTATTACTGATATAAGGCCAGGTTTTGTAAATACTGACATGGCCAAAAGTGAAGGAAAATTTTGGGTAGCCACCGTTGACAAAGCGGTTTTGCAAATATTTGAAGCAATTAAACAGCAAAAAAATATAGTTTATATTACCAAACGCTGGAGATTAATCGCCATTATTCTGCGGATGATTCCAAGTAAAATTTATGATAAAGCGTAG
- a CDS encoding inorganic phosphate transporter, protein MEAFIITGVFVLAILAVMDLVVGVGNDAVNFLNSAIGSKVASFRTIMWVATAGIFIGALSSAGMMEIAREGIFNPEYFSLENVMVIFLAVMLTDIILLDTFNTLGLPTSTTVSIIFELLGASIMVASSMILADNLPLNYLFNINDASKNLTGLINWSKTNTIISSIFLSVLISFSFGILVMWISRVLFSFNYTKRLKFTGVLWGALAMLALSYFLIYKGLKSTYSTETLTTSELVSYIKSTNPNASDTLSFQESVTIIGTDGNPMVFEKLSGTDSGNAEYEIFFGNKKIKSAVSFIKDHMVWFLISFFIFWVVVFSILYKYGYNPLKIVVFAGTFSLAMAFAGNDLVNFIGVPLAGIQSYQLFSSAHAVSSSISPDDYMIIGLKFPIQTPYIYLVLAGIIMTLTLWFSKKAKNVTETEVKLGTQEETDEKFSSNLLSRTIVRSTISFTHSFGKLLPLSLKNKINAQFIPVVHPDDTDAPAFDLIRASVNLTLASMLIALGTSFKLPLSTTYVTFMVAMGTSLADRAWGRESASYRIAGVINVIAGWFVTAIVAFMSAAIMALILINLKIIGLIIVCGIVVATILYTTYKNKIKQSKILETHQVMQTLDFSTDKALHKTGKKLSESLIKIADAYSLVLEGLIAENLQKISEAKFINQELTTYYADIKNNLFKAIKKSKLSEKTTAQLYILSNDHMQDILQSLTFIINNIENHITNAHKPVDPGQAEIIRKIEIEVVTYLNIIANAIDRNDYEDINDVKAYKRSIFDNIEEALAKQVEGVSKKEYGFKNTDLVINLLLETKDLVAISVRFSKLLRRLLKGESPLGNR, encoded by the coding sequence ATGGAAGCTTTTATCATAACTGGTGTATTTGTGCTGGCAATCTTGGCAGTGATGGACCTTGTAGTGGGTGTGGGCAACGATGCTGTCAATTTTCTGAATTCTGCGATAGGGTCCAAAGTGGCTTCATTCAGGACTATCATGTGGGTGGCCACTGCAGGTATATTTATCGGAGCCTTGTCATCTGCCGGGATGATGGAAATCGCCAGAGAAGGGATATTTAACCCAGAGTATTTCAGTCTTGAAAACGTGATGGTGATATTTCTGGCTGTGATGCTCACAGACATCATTCTGCTGGATACTTTCAATACTTTAGGCCTTCCCACTTCTACCACTGTATCTATCATCTTTGAGTTGCTAGGTGCTTCTATTATGGTGGCGTCAAGCATGATTCTGGCAGACAATCTTCCTTTAAACTACTTATTTAACATCAATGACGCCAGCAAAAACCTGACGGGTTTGATCAATTGGTCCAAAACCAATACTATTATTTCCAGTATATTTCTATCTGTACTGATTTCATTTAGTTTTGGTATTTTGGTGATGTGGATATCACGGGTTTTATTTAGTTTTAATTATACCAAAAGACTTAAATTCACAGGGGTTCTTTGGGGCGCATTGGCTATGTTGGCATTAAGTTATTTTTTGATATACAAAGGTCTTAAATCCACCTACTCTACTGAAACATTAACAACATCGGAACTGGTTTCTTACATTAAGTCCACCAATCCAAATGCTTCAGATACCTTATCTTTTCAAGAATCTGTCACCATCATCGGTACAGACGGTAATCCAATGGTTTTTGAAAAATTAAGTGGAACCGATAGCGGAAATGCTGAATATGAGATCTTTTTTGGAAATAAAAAAATAAAATCTGCAGTCAGTTTTATCAAAGACCATATGGTTTGGTTTTTGATTTCCTTTTTTATATTTTGGGTGGTCGTATTCAGTATATTATACAAATATGGCTACAATCCTCTTAAAATTGTAGTTTTTGCCGGCACCTTCAGTTTGGCCATGGCTTTTGCAGGAAACGACTTAGTTAACTTTATCGGAGTACCATTGGCCGGTATTCAATCCTATCAATTGTTTTCTTCTGCTCATGCTGTTTCAAGTAGCATTTCTCCCGATGATTACATGATAATTGGACTAAAATTCCCCATTCAGACACCATATATATATCTTGTTCTGGCAGGTATTATTATGACCCTTACTTTATGGTTTTCAAAAAAAGCAAAAAACGTCACTGAAACCGAGGTTAAATTAGGAACTCAGGAAGAAACGGATGAAAAATTTTCTTCCAATCTATTGTCCAGGACCATTGTAAGAAGCACTATTTCTTTTACGCACTCATTTGGGAAATTATTGCCGCTTTCGCTTAAAAACAAAATCAATGCTCAGTTTATACCGGTAGTACATCCTGATGATACGGATGCGCCTGCATTTGACCTCATCAGGGCTTCGGTCAATCTCACCCTAGCAAGTATGCTGATAGCATTGGGTACATCATTCAAATTACCGTTATCAACTACGTATGTTACCTTTATGGTAGCTATGGGTACCTCACTGGCGGACCGTGCATGGGGCAGAGAATCGGCCTCGTATAGGATTGCAGGGGTGATTAATGTAATAGCAGGATGGTTTGTTACTGCAATTGTAGCTTTTATGTCAGCGGCCATCATGGCTTTGATTTTAATTAACCTCAAAATCATAGGTCTAATCATTGTATGCGGGATAGTCGTGGCCACCATTCTTTATACTACTTACAAGAACAAAATCAAACAATCAAAAATCCTGGAGACACATCAGGTCATGCAAACGCTTGATTTTAGTACAGATAAAGCCCTTCATAAAACCGGAAAAAAACTTTCAGAAAGCCTGATCAAGATCGCTGATGCATACAGTTTGGTTTTAGAGGGATTAATTGCAGAAAATCTACAGAAGATAAGTGAAGCAAAATTCATCAATCAGGAACTAACTACATATTATGCAGATATAAAAAATAACTTGTTCAAAGCTATCAAAAAATCAAAATTGAGTGAAAAAACTACAGCACAACTCTATATCCTCAGTAATGACCACATGCAGGATATACTGCAGTCATTGACATTTATCATCAATAATATTGAAAATCATATTACAAACGCGCACAAACCTGTAGATCCAGGTCAGGCAGAAATTATAAGAAAAATCGAAATTGAAGTAGTCACATATCTTAACATAATTGCCAATGCCATTGATAGAAATGATTATGAAGATATCAATGATGTCAAGGCATACAAAAGATCGATTTTTGACAATATCGAAGAAGCACTGGCAAAACAGGTCGAAGGTGTTTCCAAAAAGGAATACGGCTTTAAAAACACCGATCTGGTCATCAATCTGTTGCTGGAAACCAAAGATCTTGTCGCAATATCTGTCAGGTTTTCTAAGTTGCTTCGCAGATTGCTGAAGGGAGAAAGTCCTCTTGGCAACAGATAA
- a CDS encoding PorP/SprF family type IX secretion system membrane protein, whose protein sequence is MHSSLLKFLFTIFCMYMIQSIGFTQDIHYSQFYNSPQNLNPAQTGIFNGDHRFIASHRSQWRFVPVPWTTFSGAYDKNITPYGNEKFFYGLGFNLNYDKQGDSRLNLINLGVNGAIHRMINQKNVISLGLGLGFATRGFDTKSLRWDKQWNGDIFNTGLSSQEPFETTERINYFETGLGINYRYQKSARTHLDLGIGAMHLIEPEVSFNGEKPTKLPRRYTLSGVGNFQLTEKLDLQLHALHQIQTKYDETVFGALGKIHVNQERGKALQLHLGLGYRTSGSFIPTVAAQYNDWYLGFNLDMDKTGYNNALNTSRGAYELHLRYIIKNVKPFKFKNCMIL, encoded by the coding sequence ATGCATAGTTCATTACTTAAATTTTTGTTTACAATATTCTGTATGTACATGATCCAATCCATTGGATTTACACAGGATATACATTACAGTCAGTTCTATAATTCACCTCAAAATCTAAATCCTGCCCAGACAGGCATATTTAATGGTGACCATAGATTCATTGCCAGTCATCGCAGCCAGTGGCGATTTGTTCCGGTACCCTGGACTACTTTCAGTGGTGCTTATGACAAAAACATCACTCCATATGGTAATGAAAAATTTTTCTATGGCCTTGGTTTTAACCTGAATTATGACAAACAGGGTGATTCCAGATTAAACCTGATAAATCTGGGTGTGAACGGAGCCATACATCGTATGATCAACCAAAAGAATGTGATTAGTCTTGGACTTGGGTTAGGATTTGCCACACGAGGATTTGATACAAAATCACTCAGGTGGGACAAGCAGTGGAATGGAGATATTTTTAATACTGGATTGTCCAGCCAGGAGCCTTTTGAAACAACAGAAAGAATCAATTATTTTGAAACAGGACTCGGAATCAACTATAGGTATCAGAAATCCGCAAGGACACACCTTGACTTGGGGATCGGAGCAATGCATCTTATCGAACCCGAAGTGTCCTTCAACGGAGAGAAACCTACTAAATTACCAAGGAGGTATACTTTATCTGGAGTAGGAAACTTTCAACTCACTGAAAAGTTGGATCTGCAGTTGCATGCATTACATCAGATTCAAACAAAATATGACGAGACTGTTTTCGGTGCATTGGGAAAAATTCATGTAAATCAGGAAAGAGGCAAAGCACTTCAATTACATCTGGGTTTAGGGTACAGAACTTCGGGATCATTTATCCCTACAGTAGCAGCCCAGTACAATGACTGGTATCTGGGATTCAACCTTGACATGGATAAAACAGGCTATAACAATGCACTGAATACAAGCCGTGGCGCATATGAACTTCACCTTAGGTACATCATTAAAAATGTAAAACCATTTAAGTTTAAAAACTGTATGATTCTTTAA
- a CDS encoding PD40 domain-containing protein: protein MSAELIGLNTIHADKSVANFAFNDAGNKVYYSICDYVNGWTQSCEIYVSDIDQNGNLTNETKIGEAVNQTGSSNTQPYPGTHLTSGKEGLYFVSDRAGGSGGRDIWFSAMENNSYSTATPVKEINTDKDEITPFYHKASTTLYFSSEGREGYGGMDVYSIPSNSTDITLLPPPVNTSMNDMYYYVNPDGTQGYLTSNRTGFYNQFASYEACCMDIYTVKIDNKIELDVYTLLYPDGTDLTGTTICLYDEDTGKLIQCLTNTDLENKKSFILAPNKNYKITATKDGYTTAMERFKTNSTDKKLVKKLYLEPEKIRLEVFTFDENTRKELIGTTVTLTDLTDGSVKEIVITNSSSNDFKFDVVKGRQYKLTASKSGYSSTLEIFNTNNATGVIRKNLYLPSMLPLSLYFDNDYPNPRSNSPSTKLLYIPLASDYLTKEGEYISNYTQPLSGAEKESATKDLNMFFQNDVNRSRERLTEVCRYLQSSLESGEKVELEIKGYASPRAKTGYNKTLSKRRIKSVVNELVSYNNGVLKTYLKNKSLFFKDVSYGEDEAKPGLSDNLDDRRNSVYYLGAAKERRVELLRINIK from the coding sequence ATGTCTGCAGAATTAATTGGTCTTAATACTATACATGCCGACAAATCTGTTGCCAATTTTGCATTTAACGATGCCGGGAATAAGGTTTATTACAGCATCTGCGATTATGTCAATGGTTGGACACAATCATGCGAGATCTATGTTTCCGATATAGATCAAAACGGCAATCTTACGAACGAAACTAAAATAGGTGAAGCGGTAAATCAAACAGGCTCAAGTAATACTCAGCCCTACCCCGGCACCCATCTGACATCCGGCAAAGAAGGTTTATATTTTGTATCTGATCGTGCCGGTGGATCAGGAGGCAGAGATATTTGGTTCAGCGCCATGGAAAACAATTCTTACTCAACTGCCACACCGGTAAAGGAAATCAATACCGATAAAGATGAAATCACGCCATTTTATCATAAGGCATCAACCACCCTGTATTTCAGTTCTGAAGGCAGGGAAGGTTATGGTGGCATGGACGTGTATAGTATTCCTTCCAATAGCACTGACATCACTCTCCTGCCGCCACCTGTGAACACCAGCATGAATGATATGTATTATTATGTCAATCCTGATGGCACCCAAGGATATCTTACATCAAACAGGACGGGATTTTACAATCAGTTTGCTTCATATGAAGCCTGCTGTATGGACATATATACTGTAAAAATCGATAATAAAATTGAGCTGGATGTATATACATTACTTTATCCTGATGGTACCGACCTGACCGGCACTACTATATGTCTGTACGACGAAGATACAGGTAAGCTCATCCAATGTCTAACCAATACAGATTTGGAAAATAAAAAGTCATTTATACTTGCTCCAAACAAAAACTATAAAATCACAGCTACGAAAGATGGATATACTACCGCAATGGAAAGATTCAAGACCAATAGTACTGATAAAAAATTAGTAAAAAAGCTTTACTTAGAACCCGAAAAAATCAGACTTGAAGTCTTCACTTTTGACGAAAATACAAGAAAGGAGCTCATCGGAACCACTGTGACACTTACTGACCTTACTGATGGTAGCGTAAAAGAGATAGTAATCACAAATAGTTCATCCAATGATTTCAAATTTGATGTGGTAAAAGGGCGACAATACAAATTGACAGCGTCAAAATCAGGTTACTCATCCACCCTAGAGATATTTAATACAAACAATGCCACAGGAGTCATCAGGAAAAATCTGTATCTTCCATCCATGTTGCCATTATCTTTATATTTTGACAATGACTATCCGAATCCAAGGAGCAATTCACCATCTACGAAGCTATTATATATCCCTCTCGCATCTGATTACCTAACCAAAGAAGGTGAATATATCTCCAATTATACCCAACCTTTGTCTGGTGCTGAAAAAGAATCTGCAACTAAAGATTTGAATATGTTTTTCCAAAATGATGTAAATCGCAGCAGGGAAAGATTGACAGAAGTATGCAGATATCTTCAGTCATCATTAGAAAGCGGAGAAAAAGTAGAATTGGAGATCAAAGGTTATGCTTCACCCAGGGCAAAGACTGGATACAATAAGACATTAAGCAAAAGACGTATCAAGTCTGTTGTGAACGAATTGGTCTCTTATAATAATGGCGTTTTGAAAACATATCTGAAGAACAAATCACTCTTTTTTAAAGATGTTTCCTACGGGGAAGATGAAGCTAAACCAGGACTGTCAGACAATCTGGATGACCGAAGAAATTCTGTCTATTACCTGGGTGCAGCCAAAGAAAGACGTGTAGAATTATTGAGAATAAACATTAAATAA
- a CDS encoding gliding motility-associated C-terminal domain-containing protein, with product MMKSFNIIVKTIVFLLISLATAHKVDATHIIGGDISYRYVSGNQYEITLTLRRDCALGQVDFDNPASVGIFSGATNVLIREVSIPFNSSDTIGNTLSNACGVEGLGVCVQATTYKAIVDLPSIPGGYIISYQRCCRNSSLNNVVNPLESGSTEWIAITEEALALKNSSPRFVTWPDVYICANKPLIFNHSAIDSDGDSLVYRVCNPSDGASFQFPQPQPPASPPYNLVQFKSPYSLSNMMGGVPLEIHQKTGVITANPNLVGQFLIGICVEEYRNGRLISTVRRDFQYNVRICQPPIIVNFTPEVNDPCDSLSYAFKNNTENGNTYEWNFNYPSSDPRFLSTAQNPTFKFSQPGIYKVRLLARSSTGACDSSLIKEIAVKSGGNFPISPLTKRIVELCSGTSYDIFSKVDTSNKYTWIPTSGLDLTNPGNPKFIGTQSGKYKVTITNSLGCSITDSLDIKVLDKTPPIVITGEKNVCSEADLSVAGGNGSFEWSSTRDFKSIISSTSNLKAKLNAITTTFYVRTVNGACGNSLDSIEVTDQSLSISIPPSNTFCKNGTKAITIINNINSHNLTWTFSDPRVISANGNVITIKLNSNDTASFQIKGSVKNQFGCIQDIIIPISVTLPKPVTFSAVLESCKDYAMCFSTSGNFEGNLRWNFGTGLAKDTLVMRAPCFKYEKPGTYTVTVQNVNTECPFDNVTSQIVVPEIGDSTVKVTVKNDVCAGDKNVCFTIIGKYTGKLEWNFGDPASGNSNTSDLAAPCHLYSSNGTYTITLKNPNTVCPFKEVKETVTIIEKFKISPIADQVVCEGSEVTLTATSNGTGATYTWTDLTGKVLGSGPTFKLKPMSTTDILLKGTNGNGCQDSIRTKISIFKFDYAVDLPAIICPRTDYQIKINISNPQNYTFVWSPAELIVSGGTTNQPIVNAQTGKSLSVVITDKATGCKETRNITPDVKSPVVATFAGKFCANQQSVLTLNISNPNDYTYTWSPTSAIVSGGNTNAPVVRVTQGQQIKVIVKNKITGCEEELTYTAQVQPPLVVEFVDPNLEIKQGKTATISIKNPVTGATYLWNNGDRGTSITVSPITNTTYTVTVTDRDGCVGTGQITVRVTVVPCTDKDEYLPNAFTPNGDGKNDILLVKSNVITELEFVVYNRWGQEVFSTTRIDEGWDGTFEGKLMAPDVYAYYIRATCISGDRFLKKGNVSLLR from the coding sequence ATGATGAAAAGTTTTAATATAATTGTAAAAACTATTGTGTTTTTGCTGATTAGCCTTGCAACAGCACATAAAGTGGATGCAACTCACATTATAGGAGGAGATATATCGTATCGATACGTCAGCGGAAATCAATATGAGATTACATTGACATTAAGAAGAGATTGTGCTCTGGGACAAGTAGATTTTGACAATCCTGCTTCTGTAGGTATATTTTCTGGTGCTACTAATGTGCTTATCAGAGAAGTTAGTATACCATTCAACTCCAGTGATACTATAGGCAATACTCTAAGTAATGCTTGTGGAGTAGAAGGATTGGGCGTATGTGTGCAAGCAACAACGTATAAAGCGATCGTGGATTTGCCATCTATACCTGGAGGATACATTATTTCGTATCAGCGTTGCTGTAGAAACAGTAGCTTGAACAATGTTGTCAATCCACTTGAATCGGGATCTACAGAATGGATTGCCATCACAGAAGAAGCGCTTGCATTGAAGAATAGCTCACCAAGATTTGTTACATGGCCTGATGTGTATATTTGCGCCAACAAACCGCTGATATTTAACCACTCAGCCATTGATAGTGATGGTGATTCTTTAGTATATAGAGTCTGCAACCCATCAGACGGAGCATCATTTCAATTTCCGCAACCACAGCCACCTGCCAGTCCTCCATACAATTTAGTACAGTTCAAGAGTCCATATTCATTAAGTAATATGATGGGCGGCGTGCCTTTAGAAATCCATCAAAAGACTGGTGTAATTACTGCCAATCCTAATCTGGTTGGGCAGTTTCTTATAGGCATATGTGTCGAAGAATACAGGAATGGCAGATTGATATCCACTGTCAGGAGAGATTTTCAGTACAATGTAAGAATATGCCAACCACCTATCATTGTAAACTTCACACCGGAAGTCAATGACCCTTGCGATAGTCTTTCATACGCATTTAAAAACAATACAGAAAACGGCAATACATACGAATGGAACTTCAATTACCCATCATCTGACCCAAGATTCCTTTCAACAGCTCAAAATCCTACTTTTAAATTTTCTCAGCCTGGAATTTATAAAGTTCGGTTATTGGCAAGGTCTTCAACTGGTGCGTGTGACAGCAGCCTCATAAAGGAAATAGCTGTTAAAAGTGGGGGCAATTTTCCGATTTCACCTCTTACTAAAAGAATAGTGGAACTATGTAGCGGCACTTCTTATGATATATTTTCAAAAGTGGACACTAGCAATAAATACACCTGGATACCAACATCCGGATTAGACCTTACCAACCCCGGAAATCCAAAGTTTATAGGAACTCAATCAGGAAAATATAAGGTTACTATAACAAATTCTTTGGGATGTTCGATCACTGACAGTTTGGATATAAAAGTGCTGGATAAAACACCGCCAATAGTTATCACCGGAGAAAAAAATGTATGTTCAGAAGCCGATCTAAGCGTGGCAGGAGGCAACGGAAGTTTTGAATGGAGTAGTACGAGAGATTTCAAATCTATTATAAGTTCGACTTCAAATCTTAAGGCAAAATTAAATGCAATCACCACTACGTTTTATGTGAGGACTGTAAATGGTGCCTGCGGAAATAGCCTTGATTCCATTGAAGTGACAGACCAATCCCTTAGTATATCTATCCCGCCATCCAATACTTTTTGTAAAAATGGGACCAAAGCTATAACAATAATCAATAATATAAATTCGCACAACCTTACCTGGACATTTAGCGATCCTCGCGTAATATCTGCAAATGGAAATGTCATCACTATAAAACTAAATAGTAATGACACTGCATCGTTTCAAATCAAAGGGTCAGTTAAAAATCAGTTTGGCTGTATCCAAGATATCATAATTCCTATCAGTGTGACCTTACCAAAGCCTGTGACATTTTCTGCAGTGCTGGAGTCTTGCAAAGATTATGCTATGTGTTTTTCCACATCAGGTAACTTTGAGGGGAATTTACGTTGGAATTTCGGAACAGGACTTGCAAAAGATACTCTGGTAATGCGTGCCCCATGTTTCAAATATGAAAAACCCGGTACCTATACCGTAACGGTTCAAAATGTAAATACAGAATGTCCATTTGATAATGTCACCAGCCAGATAGTGGTGCCCGAAATCGGTGACTCCACGGTAAAAGTGACTGTCAAAAATGATGTGTGTGCAGGTGACAAAAATGTTTGTTTTACTATTATCGGAAAATATACAGGGAAATTGGAATGGAATTTCGGCGACCCAGCAAGTGGCAACTCCAATACTTCTGATTTGGCTGCGCCTTGCCATTTATATTCGTCCAATGGCACCTATACTATAACTTTAAAAAATCCGAATACAGTTTGTCCATTCAAAGAAGTAAAGGAAACGGTTACGATCATTGAAAAATTTAAAATAAGTCCAATAGCCGATCAGGTAGTGTGTGAAGGTAGTGAAGTCACTTTGACAGCCACATCTAATGGAACAGGAGCCACATATACATGGACTGATCTGACCGGAAAAGTTTTAGGTTCAGGCCCTACTTTCAAACTCAAACCAATGAGCACCACGGATATCCTGTTAAAAGGTACCAATGGTAATGGCTGCCAGGATTCAATAAGAACGAAGATCAGCATTTTTAAATTTGATTATGCTGTTGATCTTCCGGCCATTATTTGTCCTCGTACCGACTATCAGATCAAGATCAATATAAGTAATCCGCAAAATTACACCTTTGTATGGTCTCCTGCAGAACTCATCGTCAGCGGAGGTACAACAAATCAGCCTATAGTCAATGCACAAACCGGCAAATCTTTGAGTGTGGTCATCACAGACAAAGCTACAGGATGTAAAGAGACCAGGAATATCACCCCGGATGTCAAAAGCCCTGTAGTTGCTACTTTCGCTGGAAAATTTTGTGCCAACCAGCAATCAGTGCTCACCCTCAATATAAGTAATCCGAATGACTATACCTACACATGGAGTCCAACATCAGCTATAGTTTCAGGAGGTAATACCAATGCCCCTGTAGTCAGAGTCACCCAAGGTCAGCAGATCAAGGTAATCGTAAAAAATAAGATTACAGGTTGTGAGGAAGAATTGACCTATACGGCACAAGTACAGCCTCCGTTAGTGGTAGAATTTGTCGATCCTAATCTTGAAATCAAACAAGGAAAGACTGCCACCATCAGCATCAAAAATCCTGTCACAGGAGCAACCTACCTGTGGAATAACGGAGACAGAGGTACATCGATAACTGTATCGCCCATCACTAATACCACCTATACTGTTACTGTCACAGACCGAGATGGTTGCGTCGGGACCGGTCAGATTACAGTTAGAGTCACGGTAGTACCTTGTACAGACAAAGACGAATACCTGCCCAATGCATTCACACCTAACGGTGATGGTAAAAATGATATCCTTTTGGTAAAATCCAATGTCATCACCGAACTTGAATTTGTTGTTTACAACAGATGGGGGCAGGAAGTATTTAGTACTACAAGGATTGATGAAGGCTGGGATGGAACATTTGAAGGAAAACTCATGGCGCCTGATGTGTATGCGTATTATATCAGAGCTACTTGTATCAGTGGTGACCGGTTTTTGAAGAAGGGAAATGTCAGCTTGTTAAGGTAA